TTGCTGTTACATGCCTCTTGATTGGCAGGATGCAAGCACAAAACTTCAATTGGGCACTCTTCTTGGGAGGCAGGTAAGTCCGGTGCCTCTCTGCACTGCAGTTGGCTGAGTGATTTGGTTACCCCTGACACAGAGACCCAGCACAATTATTTGGGGGAGAGGAAccttgagctgtgactcatgcagagatgcaaggTCAGTCTCCTGCGTAGGCGCATACTTTGGGCTTGGATGAGTGCTCAATTGTGTTTGGACTGTTCTTAGCATGTGAGCACTTCTCTCTAGTTGCACCCATCCCCagtgttaagtccgtgtgggcaATACACGAgatcggagacggagttccaacaacaactgctttattaagTGAACAAGAATGGAACTGCAAAACTGTGCCCAGACCCCTGCTTAAATGCTCCGCTCTGCCACCCGCAGCCACACCTACCCACTCTGTGATTGGGCGGTTGTTGCCCGGGGACTAATTGGGGACACGCAAGTCAGGAGCCTGGCAAGAACTCAAGCTCAACACAAACCCAGCTTCCCACTGCATACATAGCACCCAGGCTTTGGGAATCCCTTCCCTGGAGGCAAAACAGATTTAACGCCAAGCTGATTCTCAGCGCAATTTAAATATACAATGCAAGTtattgcggtgggggggggataatTTGACACCTAAACAGATAGTGCCAAAAGAAGCTCACCATACTAGTTTTCAGTTGCTGAAATGGACCATATGCGCAAAAGAGCTTCATTAGATTTATTTAAGAAAATGCTAGTTTGTGGAGAAGCGTAAGCATCCAGATGCTTGTGCGTGTTGCAGAGAGGTAGGAAGGGTCTGATTTTCAGAATGTAGCAACACCATCATGTTGAGCAGGCACGCTGAACTTTCCCCCCTACTGCATAAGAGCTGACCAATTTGCATGATTTTCTGGCTTGGTAGCTTCTTCACAAAAGTCTatagagtttgtgtgtgtgtgtgtgtgtgtgtgtgtctgcttgGGGACTCTCAGAATGCAGCTGTAACCAAAGGTTAGGATTGTCCCGTGCCTGCAATCAAATTCTCTTATTACTGTTCTCCAATACCTTCAGTCCCATGTGTGCGAAAGGATTCAGACTTTATCTCCTGCCTTTAGTTTCATACAATGGATTGGCTTGTGTGGCTTTTCCCACAAATGGTGGTGCTTTCCCCCACCTCAAGGAGCCTTCCCTAGGTTCTTGTGACAGGGGAAGGATGCTTCTGTTCGAGGAAAACCCCACTTTCACTGGTACACTTCCATAGCAATGCTCATATGCAATTTATAAAAGATGCTTAGGACTGACTGACAGAGTTTACCAGCATCATGAGGGTATTTGTTCATAAATGTTGCAAGAGGGTCTATTGTTATTAGACAAATCCACAAAATGAAATCGTTGCATCTCACTCTCTGCAAAGGGGAGGAGTCATAAAATATACACCACAATGTTTACAACACTTCCCTGtacggttgtcagctccaggttgggaaatacctggatattttggggggtggggcctgaggagggaggggtttggggaggggagggacttcaatgccatagagtccaattcccaaagtggccattttatccaggagactgactgactgactgactccaggggactgatctcttaTTGCCCGGAGATCaatagcggtagatctccagccaccacctatagGTTGCTATCCTACTTCCCTGGCAGCTGCAGCGCTGCAATGTGGTTTATATAATGGGCAAAATTAAGGGCACAAAACTGCCTCATACAAAGGCCGTCACTCagtccaaaccaaaccaaacatttactctgctctggttagacctcacctagagtactgtgttcagtttggggcaccacgatttaagaaagatgtagacaagctggaacatgtctagaggagggcaacaaggatggtgaggggtctggagaccaagtcctatgaggaaagtttgaaggagctgggtatgtttagcctgaagaggagaagactgagaggggacatgataaccatcttcaagtacttgaagggctgtcatatagaggagggtgctgagttgttttctgttgctccagaaggtcagaccagaaccaacgggttgaaattaaatcagaagagtttccttctagacattaggaagaattttctaacagttagagcggttccgcagtggaacaggcttccttgggaggtgatgggctctccttccctggaggtttttaaggggaggttagatggccatcggtaagcaatgctgattctatgaccttaggcagttcacgagagggggGGAGCATCTTGACCaacttctgggcactgggggtgcgtgggggaggcagttgtgaatttcctgcattgtgcagggggttggactagatgaccctggtggtcccttccaactctatgattctatgacacccaGTACAGGCAAGAAAACCCTGAACAGCTGGATCTCTGTGGCCCCTCCCACTCGCAGTTGTCAGCCTGGCATTCATGGAAGGGGGAACATGTAGCGGCTGACTGAAACATAAACTCATGccctgtaaataaaaaaaatcaaacagtaGAACTGGGTTTTCTTCATGCTTTTCTAAATAAATCAAAACAGGAGCACATGCAAATGGCAAACAGAAGTCTCACCCACAAGTGCAGCATGCCTCTTTTATCAACGTGTGTGTTTCGTGGAAGTGGCACATTGTTCCAGTGCTCTCTGGCCCTAGCACTGGGTAAGCATTCTGCAAGTGTTCAGATCTAGGGTGCACCAGATTTCATTGGAGTTTGgtgctgtcaaagagctccaaccagcctccaccagttgggctgctttggtttggtcaaaagtttcccaaagagacaaaacattaaactcagggCTTCAACCCCAAGATTAAtggatagctgccaccaaccctggatCAAAAGgcgagcctccaggcaaggagtccagggtaactccagccaagctccaaattcagtgtgacacttttcctgccagggtGAGACCTAGctaggactgttcacacttctcaaaactgtcttaggtttttggtaggtggtttcacactcacacaaggcactttagatttaggcttggaatccctaaatcaaaagacacaatccaattaaaggctaacaatttatttataagatttatgctggtttacaggaaagaaaaagggtttcatgaagtgataggcaataaaataataaaccatttagcatacctaactaatacattcaaaagcctttttgattcaaaaggattggcaaaggtttcttgcatcagatttatagttaccaacttccaaagatgcttccagcattcaagagttccaaaaggttgtccaaaggtttctccaaaaggtcagcttgaccagagtttgaCCAGAGGTGAAGAAGCCTGCAGacctacctgcacctggacatcgtcatgatggctgaccgattagttactatggcaatgcacggccttgcattccaaaaaggggagagaaaggtttcacgagaagcagctggttgcctatcttgttctctccacaaaagcagttttcaaaaggaaacttattttggtggtctaaaatcccaataacacaaaattcataggcctctaggcctgaaccaaaagaaatcatacaatccaagaaattgagagacctcaacttcttgacaggtgCAATAATGGTTGGTTGTGAAAGAACTAAAATTTCACCTGGATGTGTAATATGAGTGTCCTTTATTTGCAAGAGCAAAATGGCTGTTAACAAAGGAGAACATTCTATGTTGCCGAAGTTGTTCCTATTTTAGGTTGTTCCTGTTCAGGCTCTTGCCAGCATAACCGTAACCTCCGTGTGAGAGAACCTGCATTCATTCCCCAGCATGCTGTTCTCTTATCTGGAGATTTGCTGTATTAATTTCTTAGAGTTGGCATCTAATTGTCTTGTGcttgcagccctgctggatctaacTGGTGTGCAGGAAATCGAAGGGACCTGGAGAGCATCCGTTAATTTGCCATGTGTGTATGAACCCTCTGCTGACTTCGAGCAGGAAGCTGTGGTGTGGAAAGCCTCTCTGTCAGATCATAGCATTAGGACCATCTTTCGCCGGGCTCCTGACTCAGGAGATCAGATACTCTTGATGCATTTCAAAAGCAGAATCCATGTCCCAAAAGACCCACCCGGAGATGTTTCCCTCCTAATTGAGGATCTGGAGTTGGCCGATCGTGGGCAATACACCTGTGAAGTTGTCTGGGTGGCGAGAAACAAGAGCAGGATGACGAAAGAGAGGATGACTGTCCTCAGTGTTGTCAAAGGTAACCCTCGCAGGCTGCAGGACATTCAGTGGGTACAAATGCAAATGGAGGGCCATGTGTTTGTttagttttgcataatttgtacTGAGCTGTCCTTATGCGGGCTTTAAAACTTTGGCTTTCCCAAGAAGGATGTGGATGAAGGGCAGGAAAGGCTTCCCAAGTTATTCTCTGTCTGGAAACATGACATTCTGACTGATACTGCACTCCTCTCCCCTCCTTTaattcccctccctctctttcctttgaCCTTTAGCCCCCTGCGCAGTGCCCAATTGCTGTAGCGGCTCAATAAacattcttcttctgttcttcagtGGCAGTGTCCAAGCCCGTCATTACAGCTGGAAGCGTGGGATCCATCCTGCCCAGAGGGAGGAATATCAGCCTGACCTGCCAAGCCAATGGCTCCCTACCCATCATATACCGATGGTTCAAGGCAGTGCAAAAAGGAAATGCAGACCAAGTTGGGGAGAATGCCATACTCCGCTTTGACAGTCTGCAGGTACCAGATACAGGAACATACTTCTGTGAAGCAGAGAACCGAGTCAGCTCTGCTGTCCAGCAGAGTGATGCCTTTCAGCTAATTGTGAGAGGTAAGGAACCCAAAAAATCACATAAACgagtgaaagaaagagaaaggatttTAAGAAACACCATTAAAAAGAACTTTCCAGTAAAGTTGTACCCTCTATATCAGGGGTCCCCATCTTAGTGCTCACTGGTCCCGTTCTTGGCAACTGCCaacagtatttttagaaagtgagtggggccagatgggacttttgcccagtaGGACTTctaattgactattggagatctgattgactatgcagatatattttttaaaagcattgcttttggcagcagctgctatcacagcacaagaatctttacTGTGTGCCTGAagacaaggtagggttgccagctccaggttgggaaatacctggagattttgggggtggagcctgaggagtgcggggtttggagagaggagggatctcagcagggtataatgtcacagagtccaccttccaaagcagccattttctcaaggtgcactgacctctgtagttagggttgccaagtgggtgggtggttttggcgggcaattgcctgccaatccacccatcTGCTCTGGGGGTTTCAGTATTAAATTAGCCgcagtgatgtggcacttccaaaACTTAAACCGGTAGTGCTGTCATAGCATTTGCATGcgcgccccagccccgccccctaaaacctcctgccaatcagGAGGGAGGGCCTGTTAACcctatctgtagtctggagagcagttgcaatccgaggagatctccagccaccacttggaggttggaacGCTAAGGTgtttgtatgcaagaaaatatttttaaaggcatcctgtttaacagagcttctgcctgaaatagtGATAAGAGTGGAAtaccagaatggggggggggagtcatctgctgaagctgaagggtgagagattcaaaacagataaaaggaagtatttcttcacac
This window of the Euleptes europaea isolate rEulEur1 chromosome 13, rEulEur1.hap1, whole genome shotgun sequence genome carries:
- the VSIG4 gene encoding V-set and immunoglobulin domain-containing protein 4 produces the protein MKSGRGLGEALCRMETLVLLWLLALASPVCGKALLDLTGVQEIEGTWRASVNLPCVYEPSADFEQEAVVWKASLSDHSIRTIFRRAPDSGDQILLMHFKSRIHVPKDPPGDVSLLIEDLELADRGQYTCEVVWVARNKSRMTKERMTVLSVVKVAVSKPVITAGSVGSILPRGRNISLTCQANGSLPIIYRWFKAVQKGNADQVGENAILRFDSLQVPDTGTYFCEAENRVSSAVQQSDAFQLIVRDPASLPTTNDPAGSRITSTSKRNLVPTTIEPWRDGRVSEHYASNPAPRRTSLPLYVIVLIAVLCIVVLLAVLAVVFCRRKPRADHTYEVNYNNPGTVTREEAGAYRCEVEQVTPRVENNYTMEPAKISEYVPMDTKINQEYETLVQQMESEYEVADTQ